In a single window of the Penaeus monodon isolate SGIC_2016 unplaced genomic scaffold, NSTDA_Pmon_1 PmonScaffold_324, whole genome shotgun sequence genome:
- the LOC119570587 gene encoding igE-binding protein-like has translation MFSDCKEYVETLPRAIQTDNGSPFTSHLFNELCRMMRVSHHYTIRYHPQANGLVERTNRVIKSALTSLVSQRPRIWHQFVPELRLQVNSAIHRSTQEQPLYLLTGRHANFPVGLTNQVVFAENISLKNVCRKPGKLQ, from the exons ATGTTCAGTGACTGCAAAGAATATGTAGAAACATTGCCAAG AGCTATCCAAACTGACAATGGGTCCCCGTTCACTAGCCACCTCTTTAACGAGCTGTGTCGGATGATGCGGGTGTCCCATCATTATACAATCAGGTACCACCCCCAAGCTAATGGGTTGGTGGAGCGAACTAACCGGGTCATTAAGTCTGCTTTAACTAGCTTAGTTAGCCAGCGACCGCGTATCTGGCATCAGTTTGTCCCAGAATTGAGACTACAAGTCAATTCAGCCATCCACCGATCAACCCAAGAACAGCCACTGTATCTGCTAACTGGTCGCCATGCAAACTTCCCTGTTGGGCTTACCAATCAGGTGGTATTTGCAGAAAATATAAGCCTCAAGAACGTCTGCAGGAAGCCCGGAAAGCTGCAGTAA